The Oscillatoria acuminata PCC 6304 genomic interval CGGGACAAAAATTCGGGTTTCTAACCCTTGTTCAAATCCCGCTTGGGCTTCGCGCCAATAGACTCGACCCGCGCCGGAGAGTTGTTCGGGATCGGTAATCGGTTCAGCGATCGCCTGGTCCCCTCGGTGTTGGGGAAACTGACCTTTCACCTGGCGATAGAGTTGTTCTGCTGCTTGGGTGTTGCCAGCTAGGAAGAGGCGATCGGCTTCCACGAGGGTATTAAATTCTGAGCTTCCTGGCTCAAAAGCCAGTTCCAGAAGTTGTTTGAAACTGGAGAAGGGGGGGATTTTGCTCTGGGGTGCCGGGGTCTGTACCCCGGTGGGTGGCAAGGTGGAGTGGGCGGGTGCAAAGGTCAGCAACAAATTCATGCTGAGGAATAAAGCCACTCCAACTGTTGCCCAGAGGGCGTGCCGAAATCGTTTCATTGGGGGGGTTCCTCTCGATGGGGTAAGGGATGATGGTATGGTGTTAACCCGCACCCTCAAGGGTGGAGGCTCACAGGACGAAGCCCGCCTACGCGGGCTCAGTAGATAAAAACAGGTGTTTGACAATTGGATTGGGTATTAGCCTCTTAGAACCCAAATCGGAATCAGGTGTTTCCTTTGAGAGTGCAACATCGGAAATAAAGGCGCTTAAAACCCAGTTCCAGAGACGGAAACCGGGTTTCTGATGGCTTTATACCAAATTCGGTTGTTAAAAGTCGATTTTTTGTTTTAGCCCGCGCAGGCGGGCTTCGTCCGTATAGCCCCACCCTTGAGGGTGCGGGTTTTTATAGACTTTCAAACCCGAATTCCGTATTACATGGATTTTTGCAGTTCTTCTTCCAGGAGTTGCTGATAAATGGTGGGTAAAGAGGCGCTCATGGAATTGGTTTCAATCCCGTAGCCGAGACTGGTCCAAGTTCCGGAGAGCAGATATAAGACTTCATCTAATTTTCCTTGTTTTAATAATTCAGGAATGTTCACTCCCCACGCTTCTTCGTCTTTTAGCCACGCATAGACGACTTTATCTTGAAATTTGGGTTCAAAACTATAGGATTTCCAAAACCATCTGCCGTCGGGTTTGGGGTGGTAGCGTTCGGCCATTTCTTCCCAGGTGGTGGTGATGAACTGATAGCGACCGGCAGCGGTGGTGCAGTTGTTGAGATTGGGTCCGGCGACGATGCGCACGCAGAGATCGGGATGGCGTTTGAAGTCGTCAATATATTGGCCACCATAGATCACGGCGTAGGGGTAGTCCACGTTGGATTCACTGGCGGAAATGGTTCGCATCAGGGCGCGGATGTAGGGGTCCCCATTTTCCATGACTAAGGGGGGTAAGGGGGCGATTAATGAGGGCTCCAGGGATTCGGTGCGACGAAAGATGACGTTATAAAACAGCATAGGTAAGGCGATCGCCCCAGCCAGCAACAAGACAAACTGTCTGAATTTTGGGGGTTTTCTTCGCCGTTTAACCACCGGTTTTTGACTCAAGTTCAACGGTTGAGCAGAAGGTTCAGAAAGCATAAGGCATGATGAATGATTGAGAAATTCCGGTGAATTTTACAGGTTTTTACTCTAATTTCACCGATTGTTTTTGGCTTGATTCAGTTGGGTTTCCCTGTTTCAATTCAAGGAAAACCCAGAAAATTTTTGGGCTTTTTCCCGGTGTTGAATGCCCCTGCTTTAGGTGCGTCCGTTCATGCCGGTAGGGGTTTCACCTCTGCGGTTTTTCATCGGACGCACCCTCCTTTTAAACTATATATCCCGGGTTTTTAGGGGAGATAAAGCCTAATTATAACCGGGTTGGAGTTACACCACACTGGCAAATAGCTCAGGGAATGCTTGGGCTGGCGCTTCAGCATTGGTGACAATTTCGACAATTTTATTCCGGGCGGCAGGTTGAAATAGGGCTTCGACGCTGACTAAGGCGACTTTAGTGCGAGGAATGCTCCCATCAAATAATTGGTCCTGAGATTTCATGACGATCGCCGCTTCATCTTCGGTATTTTTTAATCCGCCTGGACGGACGATGGTGTAAGCTAAACCGCTGTTTTGGATATATTTTTCCGCTTGTCTTTTCCAGACTAAAATCAGCCAGAATAAATTGAGCGGATGGAATAAGTTAGAGACGCACAAGGAGGAAACCAGAACAAAATGTTCGATTCCCTTGACTTTAGCGACATCCACGAGATGCTTGGTCCCTTCATAGTCTATGCGATAGGGTCCCGTGGGGTCGAAACTGGGAGTTGCACCTGTGGCGCATAACACCACCGTACAATCCGCGATCGCCTCGTTGAGACTCTCCGGATTCAAGACATCCCCCACGACTAACTCCACCTGGGGAGGTAAGAGTTGCTGACCTTTCTCCAAGTTCCGCACCAAGGCGCGCACGGGAATCTCCCGCTTGACCAATTCTTCGACAATTCGTCGTCCCGTTTGTCCCGTGGCACCCGCTACAAATGCTTTCATCAGTTTTTTAGGTAAAATTATGGATTGAATGTGAAATTATTGCTTTTTTGCAATAGTGGGGAAGCAGTTGGCACCCCCTGTCTCCTATAGTTTAAAAAATTTGAGGGCCGATCGCGATCGCCCAGGTTCGGATATCTACATCACAGAACCTCTCTCGGGGGATTGTCTATGATAGAAACGGATGCCAGCTCAACCCTGATTCCGGTCAAGGCGAAGCTCACCCCATAAAGAAAAGTCGGGCAGAATTACGGATTTCACCCCTCCCAGGGACAAGATAACGTAGAGAAAATAGCATCCAGCCACCTCGGTGGTCGTACAAAAACACAGACCCTCAATCAGGGAAGCGGTTATGCAGTCAGATATTCTAAACCCTATGCAAACATCCATCGATGGCGATCGCGAGGCATCTACCTCCGTTGCTTGTGAACCGATGTGGTTTCAGACTCATTTTGTCGGATGCATGGAAATGTATGCCGATGTGGAAACTGTTGCTGCCTATTTTGACGTTCACCAAGGATGGTTTCGACGCTGTGCTCATCCGATGCAGGCAGATGCTTTAGGAGAAAATGGCTATGCTCTAACTATTGGGCGCTTTGGTGCACTCGGTTATGAAGTGGAACCGAAAATTGGTCTGAATCTATTACCCCAACAGAATCGCGTTTATCTGATCGAAACGATCGCCGTTCCGGATTATGTCCCCCCAGGTTATGACGTAGAGTTTAAAGCTGCCCAGGAATTGATAGAAATTCCCGCAGATTATTCTAATATCAAACTCCGCCACACCGAGGACCTCCCTCCCACTATGACTCGGGTGGAGTGGAATTTAGATTTAAAGGTGGGGGTTTGTTTTCCCAAGTTCATCCATGCCTTACCCCTCCCCCTCGTCCAAAGAACTGGCGATCGCCTGTTGGCGCAAATCGTTAAACAAGTCTCCCGTCGCTTAACTTACAAAGTCCAGGAAGATTTTCACTCCACCATCGGGCGCGATCGTCTGGAACTCTTCAAGAAAAAACGCGCCAAATCCTCCAACTCCGATCTATGCCGTCAATGTAGCGGTTCCAATGGCACCGGCGAAGAGATCCCCGAGGACCTCGAAACTCCCTAACTAATATCCGGTCCCCTCCCCGATATCTTGGGGAAGGGACCGGATAGGGGTGCATCCTGGGCGATCGGCTCGGGCAGCGGTAAAGTGTTAAGGGGATTACAAAAAATAAATCATCCAACCGTTCAACTGAAAGGAAGTGTAGGGGCGCAATGCGCAGGCCCTCCGGAGGGCCTGCGCATTGCGCCCCTACATTGACTGGGCTACTCCGTTGATCCGGAACTACGAACGAACGTTCTGGAGGTTTTATTTTTTGGAGTTCCCTAAATCGTTAAAACCAGAAACCGGGTTTTTGTTCGTTGGTATGCTAGTGTCTTAGCCCAGATTTTGTCAAGAAACCCGGTTTGGTCTTCCCGTTACAGTAACGGCGTCCTAGGAATCACTGCTCAAAATCTTTTGGACAATTTGCAATCCCGTGAAGGCTTGCCAGCCAAACAGGGTGAGCAAGGTCATATTCATCGCCACATGAGTCACTCGCGCCCAAGCGACGCCTTGCTGCATGAAGGGCGCTAGGGAGGCTGAAATAGCCACCATTGTGGTCATGCCTAAGCCAACAAGCAGGTGGGGACCAAAAAATAACTTGCCATTATTCACATAAGTGGCAGCCATACCCAGCACGGTGCCGAATACCATCAGGGCCAGCATAATGGACCCAATTTGGTAATGTCTAATATTGTATTTGCCCTTAATCAGAACTTTTTTCTCTTCTCCTGTGGCTTTGCGAGTGCGCTTCAGTTTCACTCCCAGGACAAGGGCGTAAATCGAGAGTCCAAACAGCACCCACATCAATAAGGGGTGAAAGAAAGTTAATCCCGTTTGTAACGGTGCGGGCAGTTCAAAGGTCATGGTGTTCTCCAGATGGCGTGAGGATCTTCATAAAACTTATCATAATTTGGCTCTGGAGACTTGAAAATCCCCCACCCTTAAGGATTCTGTTGGCGAATCATGAAAGAGACCTCTCCCCAAACCCCTCCCCTCAGAGGGGAGGGGCTTTGAGACTCCCCCCTTCTGGCTCCCCTTTCCGGCTCCCCCTTCCCTCCTAGGGAAGGGGGTTGGGGGGTTAGGTCTCCCCTATAACCAACACAGTCCCCAAACCCCTCCCCTCAGAGGGGAGGGGCTTTCCGGCTCCCCCTTCCCTCCTAGGGAAGGGGGTTGGGGGGTTAGGTCTCCCCTATAACCAACAGAGTCTTTAAGGATGGTGCTACATGAACAAAGCGCCGTCATTGTAGCAGTCTGAGATCCGGTGCGATCGCCAGGTGAAGATCTCCAGATGATCGCGGTTGATTGTCGGCTCCTTTCGCGATACCGTTAAATTACCCCGAGATTGAGTCGATCGCAGCAAATGCTCTCTAACCAGGATCTTTTATTAATTCAGGCGGCTCGAATTGGCAACATTAATCAAGTGATTACCCTGCTGGCGGAGGGTGCGCGTGTCAATGCCAAAGATCGAGAAGGCACGACTCCGTTAATGTTTGCCTCTCAGAAAGGTTACACAGAAATCGCCCGTCACTTGCTCGAAGCTGGTGCCGATGCCAATCTTCCCCGGGAAAAGTACGGCATCACCCCGTTGATGTTCGCGGCGGCCAATCATCAGATTGATGTGGTCCGCCTGTTACTCTCCTCGGGAGCACAGGTGAACGCCCGGAATGATGATGGCAGTACAGCACTGATGGCGGCGGCACTCAAAGGCAATCTGGCGATCGTTGATCTCCTGTTGACCCACGGTGCCCAACCCAATATCAAAGATAAAGATGACGATACTGCCCTCAAACTCGCCATTGTTCAGGGTCATATTGCTATCGTCCAATCTCTCCTAGCGGCAGGGGCCAATTTAGAGGCGATCGCCGACTTGGATGCTCTCTTGTTTCGCATCGCCCAAAAGGGGAACGCGCAACTGTTAGAACTGCTAATTCAAAAGGGTCTCTCCTGTCAAACATATGATTGCGGCAGCGCCTTGCTGGAAGCGGCAGAACGTGGGGACTTGCCCATTCTGCAAATCTTGTTAGCAGGCGGGACTCATCCCAATGTTACGGATAAAGATGCCGAAACTCCCCTGCTCCTGGCGAGCGATCGCGGCCATACCGAGGTAGTAATCGCTCTGCTTGCCGCTGGTGCCGATGTCAATGCCAAAAATCTCGATGGCTTTACCCCCCTGATGGCTGGGGCATCTGGAGGCCATTGGGAGATGGTGCGATCGCTGCTGGATGCCGGTGCCGAGATTAATGCGATCGATAGTGATGGAGAAACCGCCTTAAATTGGGCCGTAGTCGAAGGGTATGCCGATGTCGTCAACCTGTTACTCGACAGCGGGGCCGATTTCCAACGGTGCAATCGTCTTGGAGATACCCCGTTATTTGTCGCTGCCTTGCACGATCGCGCCGACATCGTGGCGGCCCTCCTCCACAAGGGTGCAGAGGTTAACCCCACCAACTTTGACGAAACCCCCCTCACCGCCACTGCTGAACTCGGCCATTTGAACACCATCCGAGTCCTACTCAAAGCGGGTGCGGACCCCAATGCCGTCTCCACCGGAGGCAAAACCGCCCTGATGAAAGCTGCCGATCGCAATTTGACCGAAGTCATGGAGGTCCTGATTGCTGCCGGTGCCGATGTCAACCGCCAAGATGACGCTGGAGCCACTGCCTTGATGTGGGCCGCCCATCGCGGGTTTGAGGAAGCAGTGCATCTTTTGGTATCTGCGGGTGTGAATGTCAATCTCAAAAATCGTGGGGGCTATACCGCTTTGGCGATCGCGGAGTTTAATGGCTATAAGAAAGTAGCGCGATCGCTCCGTAAGGCTGGGACTCAAGAATAAACAGAAGAGACCTCTCCCCAAACCCCTCCCCTCTTAGGGGAGGGGCTTTGAGACTCCCGATTCCGGCTCCCGATTCCGGCTCCCGATTCCGGCTCCCGATTCCGGCTCCCGATTCCGGCTCCCGATTCCCTCTTAGGGAAGGGGGTTGGGGGGTTAGGTCTCCGGCAACCTCACTATAAAACAACCCCAAAAACCCTACATTATTAGGAAGAGACCTCTCCCCAAACCCCTCCCCTAAGAGGGGAGGGGCTTTGAGACTCCCTTTTCCGGCTCCCTTTTCCGGCTCCCCATTCCGGCTCCCCCTTCCGGCTCCCCCTTCCCTCTTAGGGAAGGGGGTTGGGGGGTTAGGTCTCCGATCGCGGAAGAAACTGCTTTAAAATCGCCTTCGGTTCCCGGTCCCAAGTATCAATATGTTCATAAATTAATCCATCTTCATCTAACTTATAATTAGAATATCCATTAAAAAATAAATCCGCTTTCCAGGGTAACCGTAACTGCCCACGCACGGTCCAATTGGCTAAAATCATATCCGGCTCAACCTGCTCTACATCATGCAAATCAAAATAGAGTTCTGTAAAAAACAGTTGACCGTGAAATCGTAAGGTCCAGAAAATAATTCTATAATTGAACTTCCACTTAAACTGATTTACTGGGTCTTTGAAAAAAATATCTTTCCGATAAATATCATAAGAAATATCTTTTTCAAATAACCTGGGTAAGTCTTCCTTTAAAGTGGCGATCGCCTTAAAGACTTGAGATTGATACTCGTCCATTATTCCTTAATTCCTGGTACTCATTTTATTCTTATGGTAATCGGGAAAGAGTCCAGAAATGCCTTCAGGGGTTACTACAAACGGGGGAATTCGTTCCTCTCTTAGTTCAACGTCCCGCCTTCAGGCATTCTCTTCACTCACCCTACTCCAAAAAACCAGGACCCCCTCGGATATCCGAACCCACCTCATCTGATTCTCCACCCCCGCATCCGCATCCAAACCCGCTAAAATTATTAAGAAATATATAGTTAAAATTTTATGCCTAAACGTGCCAGTGCGTCTACAAAGCAACCCGTCCAGAGCTTGAATGGATCCTCCCTGACCGAGGCGGTGGTCAATCCCCGGGATCACGGGATCCGAATTCGGGGGGCAAGGCAGCACAACCTTAAAAATATTGACCTCGAACTCCCGCGCGATCGCCTGATTGTCTTTACCGGCGTTTCGGGGTCCGGGAAATCCTCCCTTGCCTTTGATACCATTTTTGCCGAGGGTCAACGGCGTTATGTGGAGTCCCTCAGCGCCTATGCCCGTCAGTTTCTTGGACAACTGGATAAACCGGATGTGGAATCCATTGAGGGACTCTCTCCTGCGATTTCCATTGACCAAAAATCCACCTCCCACAACCCGCGATCGACGGTGGGAACGGTGACGGAAATTTATGATTATTTGCGCTTGTTATTCGGACGGGCGGGGAAACCGCACTGTCCCATTTGCGATCGCTCGATCGCCCCGCAAACCATTGATGAAATGTGCGATCGGGTGATGGAACTCCCGGATCGCACGAAATTTCAAATTCTCGCCCCAGTAGTTCGCGGGAAAAAAGGTACTCATAAAAAAGTGCTGTCTAGTCTCTCTTCTGAGGGATTTGTCCGAGTGCGGGTGAATGGCGAAATTCGCGAACTCTCAGACAAGATTGAATTGGATAAAAATCATACCCATACCATTGAAATTGTGGTCGATCGCCTGATTAAAAAAGCAGGCATCCAAGAACGTCTCGCCGATTCTTTAACCACGGGATTGCGCCATTCCGAAGGGATTGCGATTATTCAATTGTTAGACAGTACCACCGATGACGGAGAGACAGAATTAGTCTTTTCTGAGAAGTTTGCCTGTCCCGAACATGGGGCAGTGATGGAAGAACTTTCCCCGCGTTTGTTTTCGTTTAATTCCCCTTATGGTGCTTGTGAAAGTTGTCATGGATTGGGCAGTTTTCGGACCTTTTCCCCGGAGTTAATTATCCCAGACTCGGATGCGCCGATTTATGAGGCGATCGCACCTTGGGCGGACAAAGAGAGTGCTTATTATCTGTCGGTGTTGCAAGGGTTGGCAAAGGCGTATGGATTTGAGTTGACCACTCCCTGGAACGAGTTGACAGCAAAACAGCAAAAGAGCATTTTATATGGTGCGGATGAACCGATTAATATCGAAGGATGGGGAAATAATCGGCGCTATGCTGGTGCATTGGCCTTGTTGCAACGGTACTATGAAGAAAGTGCCTCGGAACTGCAAAAGCAAAAATTAGACCAGTATTTGGTCGATCGCCCTTGCGAAAGTTGTCACGGCAAACGCCTGAAACCGGAAGCGTTGGCGGTGCGAATTGGGGATGAGCATATTGATGATTTAACCTCGGTTTCGATTCGGGACTGTCGCGATCGCATTGATCGGTTACAATTGAGCAGTCGGCAAGCACAGATTGCGGAACTTGTCCTCCGAGAAATTTGCGCCCGACTGCAATTTTTATTAGATGTGGGATTGGATTATCTCACTCTCGATCGCCCTGCCATGACCCTTTCCGGAGGAGAAGCGCAACGGATTCGTCTGGCAACCCAAATCGGTGCCGGATTAACCGGGGTGTTATACGTTCTCGATGAACCCAGTATCGGACTGCATCAACGGGACAACGGACGATTGCTACATACCTTAACCAAATTAAGGGATTTGGGAAATACCTTAATTGTCGTGGAACATGATGAGGACACGATTCGCGCAGCGGATTGGATTGTCGATATCGGTCCTCGCGCTGGGGTACATGGGGGCGAAATTGTTGCACAAGGACAGTTAGACGCCCTCTTAGCGGCGGAAAATTCCCTCACCGGGTCCTATTTATCCGGACGGTTACAAATTGAAACCCCGGGGGAACGGCGCAAGGGCAATGGACGTTCTTTGGTCATGAAAAACTGTTCTCGCAACAATCTCAAGCAGATTGATGTGGAAATTCCTCTCGGAAAATTAGTCTGTGTGACAGGGGTTTCCGGATCCGGCAAATCCAGCTTAATTAATGATTTGCTTTATCCGGCATTGCAACATCATATCACCCGAAAAACTCCCTTTCCCGGAGACATGGACGCACTCAAAACCTTGGGGGAAAAAAGTTTAAAAGATGCAGTGGATAAGGTGATTATTATCGACCAATCCCCGATCGGCAGAACCCCTCGGTCTAATCCCGCCACCTATACCGGCGTTTTTGATATGATTCGCGGATTATTTGCCGAAACCATCGAAGCAAAAGCGCGGGGATATAAACCGGGGCAGTTTTCTTTTAATGTCAAAGGCGGACGCTGCGAAGCTTGTGGCGGACAAGGGGTGAATGTCATTTCTATGAACTTTTTACCCGATGTTTATGTGCAGTGTGATATTTGTAAAGGTGCGCGATATAATCGTGAAACGTTGCAGGTAAAATATAAGGGACATTCCATTGCGGATGTGTTGAATCTCACCGTGGAAGAAGGATTAGAACTGTTTAAACATATCCCTCGGGCGGCGACAAGGTTGCAAACTTTAGTGGATGTAGGATTGGGATATATTCACCTGGGACAACCGGCACCCACCCTGTCGGGGGGTGAAGCGCAACGGGTCAAACTGGCAACGGAACTCTCCCGACGCGCTACGGGAAAAACCTTGTATTTAATCGATGAACCGACAACGGGATTATCGTTTTATGATGTGCATCAATTGTTGAATGTGTTGCAGCGGTTGGTGGATAAGGGGAACTCAATTTTGACCATTGAACACAACTTAGATGTGATTCGCTGTGCAGATTGGGTGATTGATTTAGGACCAGAAGGCGGGGACAAAGGTGGAGAGGCGATCGCCACCGGAACCCCAGAAGAGGTGGCGGAAAATTCTCGGTCCTACACGGGAGAGTTTTTAAAGCGCGTTTTGCAGCAATATCCCGCCCAATCCTAAAAATGAGAAACCGGGTTTCTGACCCAATGTTATGGCAAATAGCACCAAGTCATGGCAGAAACCCGGTTTCTGGTTTCCTTAACCTCATCCTTCCCTTGTAGAGTCTCCAGTAGGTTCTTTTGTTAAAAAACGATTACAATGAGTTAGAGTCCTGTGGAATTGCCTAGGGCAGTTTTTACAAATTGGACCCACAGAATCGTTTTTTTAAAATACCAGTTTGAGGGATTATGACCTTAGAACAAGATACGCTATTAGAGACGGCTTTAACCTTTACCGTGAAACCCTACGATATTGATATAACCGGGTTTGTGAGCCAAATCATTGTGATGCGCTGGATTGAAGATTTACGCTTAGATTTATTTCAACAGTATTTTTCTTTAGAACAGCAATTAGAGTTAGGAATATCCCCCCTGATTGGCAAAACTCGCCTGGAATATCATAAACCCATAAAATTGTTCGATTTGATTGAGGGGCGGATGTGGTTTAGCGACATGGGGTCAGTTAAATGGATTGTCAAAACCGAGTTAATGGTGGATGATAAAATTTCCGTGACTGCCAAACAGACGGGATGTTTTATTCATGTCGCTAGTCATCGTCTAGTTGCCATCCCAGACAACTTAGTGAAAAAATTTGCCACCTATTCATCTGGGGGAATGAGTTGAGGGTGATCTTTGGGGGAGTATCCTCCCCAAAAGAGTTTGTCCCGAGGCGATCGCTTATTATCTTATCCCTGATTTAAAAGTTGTCGAGGGTCACCTTGGGGAGGGTGAATGCGTCGATAGCGGGCGTGTACTCCCATATACAGTCCATAAATCACCAATCCTGCGGCTACGACCCCCAACAACAAACTCCCATAAGGCTGCCTCAATAAAGTCTCTAAAGTGCCGGGAATGGCCTGGGCTTCATTCGCATTGGATTGATAAGCCGCCTGCATCAAAAACCAGCCAATCATGGTAAAAATAATACCCCTTGCAGATAACCCCACTCGACCTACTCTCATCACCCATTTTTCTTCATTGGGAGTCATTTCTCTAATTTTTAATTCTTTGCGAAACTTCCCGGTAAAGGCTTTATAAAAATAATAAAATCCTAAACCAATTACGACTGCACCCGCCAATCCCACCAACCATTCTCCAAAGGGTTGTGAGAGAAACCGGGCGGTCCAATGTTGAGCGCTTTGATCACTTTGTTCTCCGCCATTTTCTCCATTACCTGTCAAGATTTTAATGGCAGTAAAAGCAAACCCACAATAAATGACCGCACTCATTCCAAATCCGAATCGCTCGATTAATCCTTTGAAATCAGTCCCTTTATTATCTGTATCCATAAAGGCTTGGAGAAAACGCCACATTGCATAACCAATTAGTCCAATGGTTACAAAAGCCAGTAACGCTTGACCAAAAGGTTGCTCCACTATTTCGTAAAGCACGCCCTTTGGGTCCGTGGTTTGTCCCCCTTGATTTAATGCAACTTGCAAGGCTAAAATCCCAACTAAGCCGTAAACAAATCCTTTGGCAGCGTATCCAAAACGAGCAAAACGCTCGATCCATTCTGATTGTGTAGATTGTGTAGATTGAGTCATGATGTATATGAGTTTTAAACGGTTATTTTAAACAGTAAATTCCTGAATAAAGCAATCCAAAAAGTTTCCCGAGGAAAGGTTTGATCTGCTAAATTTCAAGTTGATTATTCCTAGAATACAGAAATCAATTCCATTCCACCTCTATCAAAAGGCTCAAATTTGGGGCAGTCGTCGCCGGGAGAGCAGACCCCAGTCCCAGGGCGATCGCATACTCCTGCCTCGGGAAAAATCAAGTTTTCATGATGAAGAGGAGGGCAAATCGTGGTACAGTAAAGGTGAAGCAATCAGAGGGTACAACTCTGATAAAAGAAACTCTATAGAAACGAGCTAAACCATAAAAATCAGCAAGGAATCGATACAAATCCACTAGAATTATCTCTACAAGGGAGTTAGCAGTGATGAATATCACTCACGATCGCTCAGAATTAACCCTATTTGGACTGCCTGCACAACAGGGAAGATGGTTAATGATTCCCCTGGGAATGAGCGTTTTACTATGTCTGGGGAGTGTTTACTCTTGGAGTGTGTTTAGAAAACCCCTAGAAGGGGAACTGAATATTGGCGCAACGGAAAGTTTATTACCCTATACTGTTGCATTGGTTTTTTATGCAGCCCTGATGCCCATCGCCGGGTTTTATATTCCCCGAATTGGCACCAGAATTGTTACGGCGATCGGGGGAATGATTGTCGGAATGGGTTACATTCTTTCTAGTTTTGCCAACAATATTGTCGCCATGACCCTCACATACGGACTGATTGCGGGAACTGGGGTGGGAATTGCTTATGGCGTACCAATGGCAGTGGTGGCGCGATGGTTTCCCGATAAAAAAGGATTAGCGGTGGGGTTAACCATTATTGGATTTGGACTCTCGCCTCTGATTACAGCACCCCTGGCGAAAGGGTTAATTGATGCTTATAGTGTGCGAGAAACCTTGCGAATTTTAGGGATTGCCTTTACCCTCATTATTCTGGCGATCGCCACCACTCTAAAAATGCCCCCCAAAGACTGGCAACCGGCACAACCGCTTTCGGCAGCCTCCTGTGTCGTCCCCAGCGCCTATCCCGGGAATATCCTGAAAAGTCGGTCTTTTTATGGACTGTGGATTTGCTACAGCATCGGCACCTTTGTCGGATTGAGTGCGATCGGCATTTCCAGTCCCGTCGGTGAGGAAATGATCAAGATTGACCCGGCATTAGCTGCCAGTAGTGTCTCGTTATTTGCCCTATTTAATGGCATGAGTCGCCCCCTCTTTGGCTGGTTAAGCGATCGCTTTAAACCCCGCCATGTGGCGATGGTTTCTTATACCCTCGTGTTGATTGCCTGCCTGTTGATGCTGAGTGCCCAAGAGGGACAAGTTGCCACCTATTTGATTGCCTTTTGTCTATTCTGGGCATCTCTAGGGGGATGGTTGGCAATGGCACCAACAACAACCCTGCGCTTATTTAATCCGGATAATTATGCTCAAAATTACGGGATTGTGTTTACAGCATACGGCGTAGGTGCATTGTTAGGAACCCTAATTGCGGGACAAATTCGCGATTGGTTTGGCAGCTATACTTATGCCTTTTATCCCATGATATTTTTGGCAATTGTGGGGATGGTTGTTGCCAGTTTGCTGTTGAAGCGGGACCCGGTGAGTGAGGTTTAAACCGACTGTAGATTAGGGTTTGGAAATAGGGTTGTTAGAAACACCGAAACCTAAATGTAGAGGCGATTTGCTCATGATGCCTCTGCATTTAGGGTTAAAGCGTAAGTCCGATTATC includes:
- the uvrA gene encoding excinuclease ABC subunit UvrA translates to MPKRASASTKQPVQSLNGSSLTEAVVNPRDHGIRIRGARQHNLKNIDLELPRDRLIVFTGVSGSGKSSLAFDTIFAEGQRRYVESLSAYARQFLGQLDKPDVESIEGLSPAISIDQKSTSHNPRSTVGTVTEIYDYLRLLFGRAGKPHCPICDRSIAPQTIDEMCDRVMELPDRTKFQILAPVVRGKKGTHKKVLSSLSSEGFVRVRVNGEIRELSDKIELDKNHTHTIEIVVDRLIKKAGIQERLADSLTTGLRHSEGIAIIQLLDSTTDDGETELVFSEKFACPEHGAVMEELSPRLFSFNSPYGACESCHGLGSFRTFSPELIIPDSDAPIYEAIAPWADKESAYYLSVLQGLAKAYGFELTTPWNELTAKQQKSILYGADEPINIEGWGNNRRYAGALALLQRYYEESASELQKQKLDQYLVDRPCESCHGKRLKPEALAVRIGDEHIDDLTSVSIRDCRDRIDRLQLSSRQAQIAELVLREICARLQFLLDVGLDYLTLDRPAMTLSGGEAQRIRLATQIGAGLTGVLYVLDEPSIGLHQRDNGRLLHTLTKLRDLGNTLIVVEHDEDTIRAADWIVDIGPRAGVHGGEIVAQGQLDALLAAENSLTGSYLSGRLQIETPGERRKGNGRSLVMKNCSRNNLKQIDVEIPLGKLVCVTGVSGSGKSSLINDLLYPALQHHITRKTPFPGDMDALKTLGEKSLKDAVDKVIIIDQSPIGRTPRSNPATYTGVFDMIRGLFAETIEAKARGYKPGQFSFNVKGGRCEACGGQGVNVISMNFLPDVYVQCDICKGARYNRETLQVKYKGHSIADVLNLTVEEGLELFKHIPRAATRLQTLVDVGLGYIHLGQPAPTLSGGEAQRVKLATELSRRATGKTLYLIDEPTTGLSFYDVHQLLNVLQRLVDKGNSILTIEHNLDVIRCADWVIDLGPEGGDKGGEAIATGTPEEVAENSRSYTGEFLKRVLQQYPAQS
- a CDS encoding acyl-CoA thioesterase → MTLEQDTLLETALTFTVKPYDIDITGFVSQIIVMRWIEDLRLDLFQQYFSLEQQLELGISPLIGKTRLEYHKPIKLFDLIEGRMWFSDMGSVKWIVKTELMVDDKISVTAKQTGCFIHVASHRLVAIPDNLVKKFATYSSGGMS
- a CDS encoding DUF1206 domain-containing protein, producing the protein MTQSTQSTQSEWIERFARFGYAAKGFVYGLVGILALQVALNQGGQTTDPKGVLYEIVEQPFGQALLAFVTIGLIGYAMWRFLQAFMDTDNKGTDFKGLIERFGFGMSAVIYCGFAFTAIKILTGNGENGGEQSDQSAQHWTARFLSQPFGEWLVGLAGAVVIGLGFYYFYKAFTGKFRKELKIREMTPNEEKWVMRVGRVGLSARGIIFTMIGWFLMQAAYQSNANEAQAIPGTLETLLRQPYGSLLLGVVAAGLVIYGLYMGVHARYRRIHPPQGDPRQLLNQG
- a CDS encoding L-lactate MFS transporter, whose translation is MNITHDRSELTLFGLPAQQGRWLMIPLGMSVLLCLGSVYSWSVFRKPLEGELNIGATESLLPYTVALVFYAALMPIAGFYIPRIGTRIVTAIGGMIVGMGYILSSFANNIVAMTLTYGLIAGTGVGIAYGVPMAVVARWFPDKKGLAVGLTIIGFGLSPLITAPLAKGLIDAYSVRETLRILGIAFTLIILAIATTLKMPPKDWQPAQPLSAASCVVPSAYPGNILKSRSFYGLWICYSIGTFVGLSAIGISSPVGEEMIKIDPALAASSVSLFALFNGMSRPLFGWLSDRFKPRHVAMVSYTLVLIACLLMLSAQEGQVATYLIAFCLFWASLGGWLAMAPTTTLRLFNPDNYAQNYGIVFTAYGVGALLGTLIAGQIRDWFGSYTYAFYPMIFLAIVGMVVASLLLKRDPVSEV